The Puntigrus tetrazona isolate hp1 chromosome 16, ASM1883169v1, whole genome shotgun sequence genome includes a region encoding these proteins:
- the LOC122360067 gene encoding LOW QUALITY PROTEIN: calbindin-like (The sequence of the model RefSeq protein was modified relative to this genomic sequence to represent the inferred CDS: inserted 1 base in 1 codon), which produces MANAYLQGVEISASQFLDIFHHYDNDGNGYIEGKELQNFIKELQQARKQAGLELTDKMKAFVEKYEQNADGKIGIIELVQILPTEENFLLFFRQQLKSCAEFMEIYDADHSGYIXADELKNFLKDLLQRAKKPYDEKKLEEYTLTTLKIFDSNKDGKLCLSEMARLLPDQENFLLKFQGVKMARKEFNKIFELYDQDRNGYMDENELDALLKDLCEKNKKVLEVNKIPTYKSAIMALSDGGKLYRTELALVLCADEM; this is translated from the exons ATGGCAAACGCCTACCTGCAAGGAGTAGAGATCTCAGCCTCTCAGTTCCTGGATATATTTCACCATTATGACAACGATG GTAATGGATATATCGAGGGGAAGGAGTTGCAGAATTTTATCAAAGAACTTCAGCAAGCTCGAAAACAAGCAGGACTG GAACTAACAGACAAAATGAAGGCCTTTGTGGAGAAATATGAGCAAAACGCTGATGGAAAAATAGGTATCATTGAG CTGGTTCAAATACTCCCTACAGAGGAAAActtcttattatttttcagaCAACAGCTGAAATCCTGTGCAGAGTTTATGGAG ATTTATGACGCTGATCACAGTGGATACA AAGCTGACGAACTTAAG aattttttgaaAGACCTGCTCCAGAGAGCTAAAAAACCATATGATGAGAAGAAATTAGAGGAGTACACACTAACTACG ctgaaaaTTTTCGATTCAAATAAGGATGGGAAATTATGTCTGTCAGAAATGGCACG actgTTACCGGACCAGGAGAACTTTCTACTTAAATTTCAG GGGGTTAAAATGGCCAGAAAAGAGTTCAACAAGATTTTTGAGTTATACGATCAG GACAGGAACGGTTACATGGACGAGAATGAGCTTGACGCCCTCCTCAAAGACCTTTGTGAGAAAAACAAGAAG GTTCTAGAAGTCAACAAAATCCCGACGTATAAGAGCGCCATCATGGCTCTGTCTGATGGTGGCAAGCTCTACAGAACAGAGTTAGCGTTGGTGTTGTGCGCAGATGAGATGTGA
- the LOC122359931 gene encoding LOW QUALITY PROTEIN: 2,4-dienoyl-CoA reductase [(3E)-enoyl-CoA-producing], mitochondrial-like (The sequence of the model RefSeq protein was modified relative to this genomic sequence to represent the inferred CDS: inserted 1 base in 1 codon), with protein sequence MALLRGLTVLNRVSPNSCFNSFFGNGTNTLYQTDPPHARFFPPSEGAMLLPGTYKNKVAFIXGGGTGLGKAMTTTLSSLGAECMIASRNLDVLKKTADEISQQTGNKVHAVQCNVRDPASVEAAVDRLVNDVGLPDVVINNAAGNFISPSENLSPNAWRTITDIVLNGTAYVTLEIGKRLIKAEKGAAFLAITTIYAESGSGFVVPSAAAKAGVDKLCTSLAAEWGRYGMRFNVIQPGPIKTKGAFSRLDPIGTFEQVLLENVAVGRLGTPGEIANLAAYLCSDYASWVSGAIIRMDGGEYVSLAGEFNGMKAVTKEQWAIMEAKIRNTKGS encoded by the exons ATGGCGCTGCTCAGAGGATTGACTGTGTTAAATAGAGTTTCTCCAAACAGCTGC ttTAACAGCTTTTTTGGAAATGGGACAAACACTTTATACCAGACCGATCCTCCCCACGCTAGATTCTTCCCACCTTCTGAAGGTGCTATGCTTCTCCCAGGAACTTACAAAAACAAAGTGGCCTTCA ACGGAGGAGGAACAGGACTTGGAAAAGCTATGACCACCACTCTGTCTTCACTTGGAGCAGAGTGCATGATAGCCAGCAG AAATCTTGATGTTTTGAAGAAGACAGCAGATGAAATCTCACAGCAGACAGGAAACAAG GTTCATGCCGTCCAGTGTAATGTTAGAGACCCTGCATCAGTGGAGGCTGCTGTCGATCGACTTGTAAATGATGTCGGCTTGCCTGAT GTGGTGATAAACAATGCTGCTGGAAACTTCATCTCTCCTTCAGAGAATCTCTCTCCCAATGCCTGGAGAACCATCACTGACATAGTGCTGAACGGCACTGCATATGTCACTCTAGAAATCGGGAAACGCCTCATCAAAGCTGAGAAag GTGCTGCTTTTCTGGCCATCACCACAATCTATGCTGAGAGTGGCTCAGGATTTGTTGTGCCAAGTGCTGCTGCTAAAGCTGGAGTGGACAAGCTTTGCAC GTCTCTGGCAGCAGAATGGGGAAGATATGGCATGAGATTCAACGTTATTCAACCAGGACCCATCAAAACCAAG GGCGCCTTTAGCAGACTGGATCCCATCGGTACATTTGAGCAGGTGTTGTTAGAGAATGTAGCCGTGGGTCGTCTGGGAACTCCTGGAGAGATCGCCAACCTTGCTGCCTACCTCTGCAGCGATTATGCCAGCTGGGTTTCAGGCGCG ATCATTCGAATGGATGGCGGTGAATATGTCTCGCTAGCTGGCGAGTTTAATGGCATGAAAGcg gTCACAAAGGAGCAATGGGCCATAATGGAGGCAAAAATCAGAAATACAAAAGGATCATAA